Genomic window (Candidatus Krumholzibacteriia bacterium):
GGGCCGGCTTGCCGTCGATGTCAGGAGCATGGGCCGTGGCGACGTTGCCCTTCTGCGCCTCAGCATAGTCGTGCGTAGTCGCCTTCATACCGAGCGGATCGAACACCAATTGATTCATCGCCTTGTCGTACGCCGCACCAAGTTCGAGGTTCGGGAATACGACATGTCCGCCGAGGAACCCGGCGGCCGCGGCCATGGGGTTCGAGTACTGGAACAGCTCGCCGAACTTGCTCGTCGGTTGCATCGTCGCGAGCACGGCCATCACCTTCTCGGGTGTGACGCCATCGAATTCGAGTAGCCACTCGAGATCCTGGCGTGGCATGCCAGTGCACGCACAGATGAGGTGCTTGATCTGGACCTGACTGGTGACGCCGGCGTCCCCGAGCTTGAACGACGGCAGCACCTTCGCCGCCGGTGTGTCCCAGGCGAGCTTTTTTTCGTCGACCAGCTTGGCGAGCATCAGGGTTGCCATCGCCTTGGTATTCGACGCGATCATGTACCTGGTGTCCGCATCGACCTTGGAGGGCTTGCCGAGCTCGCGCACGCCGAAGCCTTCGGCGAGCACCACGCGGCCATTTTGGTAAATACCCACCGACACGCCGGGCACACCGGTGAGCTTCATCGACGTCTCGACGAACCTCCTGAGCTCCGCCAGGCGCGCATCGTCGAGTACGTTCGCCTTCTTACCGGCGAACGACTCTCGGCTTCGTCCCTTCGGCAACAGCTTGCCAAGGATCAAACCCACTTGGGCCGCGCGCTTCTCGCCGATGGCCTGCGACATGTCGTAGATCGCCACCGTCCACGTGTCGTTGGCCCGCCGCACGTCCACACCGACATCGCGTTTCTCGTTGGGCGAAGTCTGGTACGAGTATGCCTTGCGATCGGTCCAGCCATCTTTGTCGGCTATCGGCGTGGTGACCTTGAGCGGCCACTGCGCGCCGGGCTTGTATGCGCCCCACGCAGCCGCGACTGCGGCGTCAGCGGTCGTGGCGTCCGCCGCGGCCACATCGACGAGAGCGATGAAAGATCCGCCCTCGGGTGCCTCAAGGATCGTCGCTGGTCCACGCACGACCACCGACCATCCGGCCGGCGCGACGAACGTGTTACCAGCTACAGTCGTCTTCGGCGTGTCCGCTGTGAGCCGCTCGTCGGCGAGGGCCCATCCACCCCACGCGCCGCCGAGGCCGACGAAAGCGACGAGGAGAATGACGGAGACCTTGGGTGCGCGCATGGCCGTTCCTCCAGCCCGAGGGGATTATGGACCTCCGCACGGAGCAACTCTTTGTGGACTTGGAACTTACTCAATTCGAAACCTGTCGTCAACTCGCCGAAGTCCCATCGCTCGGGCGCGCGCGAGCTCGTCTTGTGTGAAGCCCGCGGCATGCAGCTCGCTCTCGATCTCGAAAAAAGGACGGTTGTCCCAAGTCGGTAGACGGATTCCGATCGCACGACCAGGAACGAAGCATCGTCGATCGTGAGGCGGCGACGTAGGCGCGCTCGAGCCCTGTCGACCTCAGCCCGAAAGGCAACGCTCTCGGCCGCTACTATTGGAAACTTTTCGATCAGCTCACTCCCCGGGTTTGAATCGGCTCCTGACGCCGCGCAGAGCAACTTCCGATAGCACGAGACTCACGATGTCCCGCATCCATGACCCTGGATTCGCTCGATCAGTTCCCATTCCGCCAAGCCCCGGCGTGCTCGCCCCGGTCGGGAATGTTTGGAAGCGGCGGCGGCCGGCTCGGCGGCTGCGTGGAGCAATTCGAGCGCTCGTTCCTCGTCTAGTGAGGATTCGGACGAGCGCCTCAGACTCCGGCGCTCATGGCGGAGGGAAGCAACTGGCGGCCCGCGGGGCCCGTCCCCTCCTGCATTCCAGACGCATCATCATGTGCGCGGCACCTTGTATCCACACCAGGCTGGACCATGAATTGCTTAAGCGGACGGCAAGCCGGGACGGAGTCCACGGTGACACAGGCGCAGATCAGCCTGACTCGCCCGGAGTGCCAGACGTCGGAGACGTAAAGCGCGGGCCGCCGGTTCTGCACCTCCTCTCGAATCTATGTAGGAGTACGGAGCCTCGCGATCGCAACAATGCGTGGCCCTTTCCAGCCACCAAGAAGTCACTTGCTGGCGTGTCCGGTTTCTGCTTTAACACTCCGTTTCAGGGGTGTCTCATGGAACTGCCGCGAAACATATCGCCCCTGGCGTCTGCACTGTGCCCAGTCCTCGGGCCGGCCCCATCCCGCCTTGCCCGATGGCGGGACCCACCGCTTGGCTGACACGGTTCCCTAATTGAAGGAGGAGCGCGTTGCGTGCTTCGCTCTTCGCGGTAAAGCTTTCCCTCCTACCCTCTGCGCTGGCGCTGTCTGCCGCCTCGGCCGGCGCCACGACCTTGATCCGGCAAGGGCTGGACCACCTCACGACCGGTAACGAAACAATCGTCCAAGCAACCGTCCTCGACATCCACAGTTACTGGAACGCCGACCACCAGTTCATCCTCACCGACGTGCGCCTGCGGCCCTCGCGAATCCTCAAAGGCGAAGCGTCCGGCGACATGATCTGTACCCTCATGGGCGGATCCGTCGGGGATGTGACGACCCTCATCGTCGGCGGGGCGGACCTCGCCCCAGGCTCCGAGTACGTGCTGTTCCTGGCCCACGACGATCTTCCAGGCGCCGCGAACCGGCTGACGATCCGCGACCACTCGCAGGGCGTCTTCGAGATCGTGGGTAGCCGCGCGTTCAGCCAGGCCATCGGCGACCCCCTGCTCCCCGACGAGCACGGGAAAGTCGACGTTCCCGGCGGCGACGATGGTCTCGATCTGGATGAACTGATCGACCAGGTCCGCTCGCACTCCAACCGCTGATGTCTAGGAGGGTCACCATGCACAGAATGACCAACCAGCAGGTAACGGCCGCGGTCGCGTGCGCGTGCGCCGGACTTCTGCTCACATCCAGATCCGAGGCCTTCCGCATGATCCGGAATGCCGGTGTCGGACGCACCTCCTCGGGGTCCACCGTGCCCTGTAATGACCCCGGCGGTTTCGTACACTGGACGACGTCGTCGGTCGGATGGTCGCTCAACCCCGCCAATCAGGGCAGCAAAGCGGGCGTGGTGGGAGCGCTCCAGAATGCGATGACCTCTTGGAATCAGGTCACACCGGCGAGTTACACGGTGGTCTATATCGGAACGACCAGCCGCGGGTTCACCACCGATGGCGTCAACACCGTGATGTGGTCGGTCGGGAACGGTTGCACCGGGGGTTGCCTGGCGATCACTGCCCTTGTCCTGCTATCCGGCCAGGTGATCACCGAAACGGACATCTCGTTCAACGACGCCGCGACCTGGAACACCAACGGGAGCGACTACGATGTCCAAGCGATTGCGGCCCACGAGTTCGGTCACACCCTGGGCATCCACCACACCGAAGTGAAGAAAGCAAGTAACCGGCCCACGATGTATGCCAATTACATCGGCCTCTCCGGCCGGACCCTGGAGAGCGACGACCGCGACGCCCTGAATTGCTCCTTCAACCGCTATCGGCCCGCCGTTCTTGTGGTGGCTGGAGTGGAAACCGGGAACAAGACCATGGCCACGCTCAGCGCGCGCCCGAACCCGCATGGCGCCAACCTGCGTTTCCCGCTCATGCACGAGGACCACGTGAGGCTCGATCTCTTCAACGTCGCTGGGCGCCATGTCGCGACCCTGGTGGACACCGAGATGGGGCCCGGCGAGCACGAGGTGGCATGGGACGGCGCCACGAGTCAGGGCCAGGTCGCGAACGGCGTGTACTTTGCGCGCCTCGCGACGCGCGAAGGCCGGACCAGCGCCACCGTGATCCTTGCGCGGTAGACGGGCTGCACAGCAAACGTGGGCGAGGCCCCGATGAGCTGGCCTACGCCGTGTAAGAAAATGAAGGGGACGCGCCGCCAGCGTAGGCTGCCTTCAGCCCAGGCCGGAGCGCGTCCCCGGTAGCGACGATTCAGCCGAGCCGTACCCAAGACATGCGTGGGACCCTAGGTGACGACCGGCCCCTGTCTCGTCGCCATTTGTGAAACGGAGCGGCAATCTCCTTCCCCGCGGTTGCTCGAAAGCGACCTAGCCGAGCTCTCAAGGAACCGACGTTTGGAGGGGCCGCCGAGGACCGGCATGCCGATGCTCTGTTGCAACGAGCAATCGGCACCTTCGGCGTATCGATTGTCGATTACTGCGCGCAGGCCTCAAGGGCCAGTGGCGAGCTCGAGGGCGCGATCCCAATCGGGCCGATGTCGACAACCTGCTGGGGGACGAGCTCGTTGACTACGGCCTTGCCTTGCTTGTTGGATTGGAAGGTGACGAACGCAACTCCGCCGGTGCAGTCGATGGACCCGGCCAAGGAGATGGTCCCGATGTACTCGGTGTTGGGCGCCAGGTTGTCCAGGTGGACCTGGATCCGCGTGCTGCTCTGCTGAGGCATGTCATTCAGTCGGGCCTCGCCCGAGACACCCTGGGCT
Coding sequences:
- a CDS encoding serine hydrolase domain-containing protein; the protein is MRAPKVSVILLVAFVGLGGAWGGWALADERLTADTPKTTVAGNTFVAPAGWSVVVRGPATILEAPEGGSFIALVDVAAADATTADAAVAAAWGAYKPGAQWPLKVTTPIADKDGWTDRKAYSYQTSPNEKRDVGVDVRRANDTWTVAIYDMSQAIGEKRAAQVGLILGKLLPKGRSRESFAGKKANVLDDARLAELRRFVETSMKLTGVPGVSVGIYQNGRVVLAEGFGVRELGKPSKVDADTRYMIASNTKAMATLMLAKLVDEKKLAWDTPAAKVLPSFKLGDAGVTSQVQIKHLICACTGMPRQDLEWLLEFDGVTPEKVMAVLATMQPTSKFGELFQYSNPMAAAAGFLGGHVVFPNLELGAAYDKAMNQLVFDPLGMKATTHDYAEAQKGNVATAHAPDIDGKPALAEARTNLSIVPVRPAGGAWSSVNDMMKYVAMELGEGKLPDGKRYISKEALLARRAPQVVVGTDITYGMGLFVNSQYGTPVVHHGGDMIGFHSDMMWLPEHGVGAVILTNGDPGWLVRSVFRRKLLEVLFDGNAEADGQIAASAKTFFDEMAAERKLLTVPADATEAGKLAARYENPAVGEIIVNKTGAATGFDFGEWSSEVASRQNPDGTISFLTIVPGFSGLEFVVGGETLTLRDAQHEYVYKAVPTVTSVPR
- a CDS encoding matrixin family metalloprotease translates to MHRMTNQQVTAAVACACAGLLLTSRSEAFRMIRNAGVGRTSSGSTVPCNDPGGFVHWTTSSVGWSLNPANQGSKAGVVGALQNAMTSWNQVTPASYTVVYIGTTSRGFTTDGVNTVMWSVGNGCTGGCLAITALVLLSGQVITETDISFNDAATWNTNGSDYDVQAIAAHEFGHTLGIHHTEVKKASNRPTMYANYIGLSGRTLESDDRDALNCSFNRYRPAVLVVAGVETGNKTMATLSARPNPHGANLRFPLMHEDHVRLDLFNVAGRHVATLVDTEMGPGEHEVAWDGATSQGQVANGVYFARLATREGRTSATVILAR